CTCCTCTGCAGGTACTGGCGGATTTCGCCCGCCGGCATCTGGGGGGGGCTTTTTCCGCAGTTCACATCCTGCCCTTCTTCCCCTGGTCGTCCGATGACGGGTTTGCGGTCAAAGACTTCATGGCCGTCGACCCCGCCCTGGGCGGCTGGGAGGATGTCCGCGCCATCGGCCGCGATTTCCACCTGATGGTGGATCTGGTGCTCAACCACGTCTCGGCCCAAAGCGACTGGTTCCGGTTTTACCTGGAGGGGCGGCCGGGCTTTGCGGATTTGGCCATCGAGGTCGACCCCGCAGCCGACCTCTCGCGGGTGACGCGACCGCGCTCGCTGCCGCTGCTGACCGAATTCAGGAAGGCCGACGGGACCCCGGTGCACCTCTGGACGACCTTCAGCGCCGACCAGATCGACCTCAACTACCGCAGCCTGGACGTCCTGGAACGGATGCTGGCGGTGCTGCTCTTCTACGTCGCCCAAGGTGCGCGCCTGATCCGGCTGGATGCCGTCGCCTATCTGTGGAAGGAGATCGGCACCACCTGCATCCACCTGCCCCAAACGCATGCCATGGTGCGCCTCCTGCGGCAGGTGCTGGACCATGCGGCGCCGGGGACGCTTCTGATCACCGAAACCAACGTGCCCCACGCCGAGAACGTCCGCTACTTCGGCGACGGCCGCAACGCGGCCCACCTGGTCTATAATTTCACCCTGCCGCCGCTGCTGCTCCACACCCTCATACGGGGGGACGCCTCAGAATTGACCCGCTGGGCGCGCACCCTGCGGTCCCCTTCGGAGCACGCCGCCTTTTTCAACTTCACCGCCTCCCACGACGGCATCGGGGTGCGGCCCCTGGAGGGGATTCTGCCGCCGGCGGCTCTGGAGACCCTGCTCGGCCGCGTGCGCGCCAACGGCGGGCGGATCTCCACCCGCCGCAGCGCCGACGGCCGGGAGGTTCCCTACGAGCTGAACATCACCTATCTTGACGCCCTGCGGGCGCCGGAGGCCGGGCCGGACCCCCATCAGGTCGGCCGCTTTCTCGCCTCGCAGGCGATCCCGCTGGTGCTGCCCGGGGTGCCGGGGGTTTATCTGCACAGCCTGCTGGGCTCGCACAACTGGCAGGCGGGGGTCGCCCAAACCGGTCAGGCCCGCAGCATCAACCGCGAAAAGCTCGATTTGGCGAGGGTCCAGGCCGAACTGGCCGACCCGACTAGCCTGCGGGCGCGGATCTTCCACCCGCTGCGGGCCATGCTGCGGGTCCGCAGCCGGCAGCCGGCCTTTCACCCCAGCGCGGCGTTCGAAATTCTGGCGCTCTCCCCGGCGGTCTTCGGCCTGCAGCGCAGGGCCCCGGGGCAGACGATCTGCTGCCTGACCAACGTTACGGCAGATCCGGCGCCGGTTTCGCTGGCCCCGCTGGGCCAGACCTTTCCACGGCGCGATCTGCTCAGCGGCCGTTTGGTGGCAGCACCGCAGATTCTTTTGGAGCCTTACCAGACGCTCTGGCTGGACGGCTGACCCCAGGGGCTTGACCCCTTCAGCCGGCTGATGGATAATCGCTCTGTCCGTTGCGGCGGCTGTCGCTGCCGCTTCCCCGGAGCACCCGGCCGCGGAGGTTAGTTTGGCGCAGGCCAATCAGCAAAATGACCCGAGCGGCCATACCAATGGAGACCGACATGCCCGAGACCGATCCTTTCAGTTCCTTTGTGCTCAAAAATTTCCGTCTTCGCAATCGTCTGGGGGTGGCCCCCATGACCCGCATGTCCTCGCCCGGCGACAGCATTCCGCGCCGGGACGTCCTGGATTTCCTGGTGCGCCGGGCGCAAAACGGCGCCGCCCTGGTCTACACCGAGGCCATCGTCACCGATTATGAAAGCGCCCAGGGCTATCCCGGCCAGGCGCGCCTCACCACCCAGCGCCAGATCGACGCCTGGGCCCCGGTGGTGGCGGCCATCCGGGAGGCCGGGGCGCTGTCCGTGATGCAGATGTTCCACTGCGGCCGGATGGCCTGGCCGGCGGTCAACCCCGCCGGGCGGTCGATCGCCCCCAGTGCGCTGGCGCCACGGCAGAAAAACCCGCTGACCGGCGAGCTCTACCCGGTGCCCGACGTCATGAGCCCCTTTGACATCGGCCACGTCATCACCGGGTTTGTGGAAACCGCCCGCGGTGCCGTGGCCGCAGGCTTCGACGGCATCGAGATTCACGGCGCGCACGGCTACCTCATCAGCCAATTTCTCTCCGCTTACAGCAATCAGCGCAGCGACGACTATGGCGGCAGCGTGGCGAAGCGCTACCGCTTCGCCCGCGAGGTGATTCAGGCGGTGCGGGCGGTGGTCCCGGCCGATCGCTTGCTGACCTTTCGGATCTCCAACTGGGGTGTGGCCGACAGCCAGGTCTCGCTTTTCGAAAGCCGCGCCGAATACCAGGAGATCATCCGGCGGCTGGGGGCCGAGCCCCTGGACGCGATCTCGGTTTCGACCTACGACTTTCAGTCCAAGGCCTTTGACACCGATCGCACCATGGCCCAGCTGACCCGGGAGGCCACCGATCTGCCCATCATGATCTGCGGCCGGATTTTCGATCGCGCCACCGTGCAGGCGGCCCTGGCGGATGCCGAGATCGTGCTGAGCGGCAAGTCCTTCCTGCTCAATCCCGACTGGGTGGCCGACCTGCGGGCGGGCAAGAAACTCCCCCTTTACGGTGCCGAGGACGCCAACGTGGCCTACACCCGGGAGCCGCTGCCCTGACGGGGTCCGCCGAAAGCGGCCCGCCGCAGTCGCCACGTCAGCCCCCGCTGCCTGCGGCGACGCTCGTCCTGCTGCGCGACGACCCCGGGGGGCTGCGCGTCCTGCTGCTGCGCCGCCACCGCCGGCTGGCGTTTCACGGGGGTGCCTGGGTGTTTCCCGGGGGACGGATCGAGCCGGCCGACTGGGGGCGGGGCAAGCCCGATCTCCTGGCCGCGGCGCGGCGCGCGGCGGTGCGCGAAACCCGCGAAGAGGCCGGCCTCAGCCTCCCACCGGCGGCCTGCGTGCCGCTTTCCCGCTGGACCACCCCGCGCGGGCTGCAGCGCCGCTTTGTGACCTGGTTTTTCGCCGCCCGGGTGGCGCCCGGGGCCCAGGTTCGCATCGACCGCCAGGAGATCGTCGACAGCCGTTGGCTGAGCCCGGCGGCCGCTCTGGCGTCCCGCCAGGCCGGCCATTTGACGCTGCCCCCGCCGACCTTTGTGACCCTCTGGGAGCTGTCCGGCTGGGGCGATGCCGAAACCGCCCTGGCCCATCTGGCGCGGCGAGTGGCGCCGCGTTTCAGGCCGCGGCGCTGCACCCTCGGGAAGGTCCCGGTCCTGATCTTCCGGGGGGACGCCGCCTGCAGCGGGGGGCCGCTGGCGGGACCCGGCCCCCGCCACCGGCTGGTGATGAGCGCCGAGGGCTGGTGCTACCAGTCGCCGGCGCCCCCCGGGGCGGTGCCGCAGTGCCCCTGAAACCCGTAGCGAGACCATCCAAGGAGAGCCATCGTGGAGGATCAGACCCAAGTGCTGGAGGGCAAAACCATCGGTTTTATCGGCGCCGGCAACATGGCCGAGGCGATTATCAAGGGACTCATCAGCCGCGGGGTGGTGACCCCGCAGCGGCTGGTGGCCTCCGACGTGCTGGCCGAACGGCGGGCTTACATCGCCGACACCTACCGGGTGGCCGTGGAGGAGGACAACCGGCTGCTGGTGGAAAAGGCCGACGTGCTGGTCCTGGCCGTCAAGCCCCAGGTCACCGCGCCGGTGCTGCAGTTCGCCGGGGCGGGAATGGGACCCAACAAGCTGCTGGTCTCGATTGTGGCCGGTGTCCCGGTGTCCGCCATCGCCGCCCTGGTGGCGGCCGGCACCCGGATCATCCGCACCATTCCCAACACACCTTTGATGGTCATGGCCGGCGCCGTCGCGATTGCCGAAGACAGCCCGGCCCTGCCGGCCGACTTCGCCCTGGCGCGGCGCATTTTCGACGCCTGCGGGCGGACGGTGATGATCGAGGAGAAGCTGATGGATGCGGCCACCGGTCTTTCCGGCTCCGGGCCGGCCTATGTATTCCTGATGATCGAGGCGTTGGCCGACGGCGGGGTCAAGGCCGGGCTGACCCGCGAGGTGGCGCTCACCCTGGCCGCCCAGACACTTTTGGGCGCCGCCCGGATGTGCCTCACCTCCGGCCGCCACCCGGGTCAGCTGAAGGACATGGTCACCTCACCCGGTGGGACCACCATCGCCGGGATTCACGCCCTGGAGGCCGGCGGGGTGCGCGCGGCGCTGATGAACGCCGTCGAAGCCGCCACCCGGCGCTCCAAGGAGCTTGGCAAATTGTCTTAAGGCGCCCGGGCGCCATCACCCGCGACCCAATGGAGGAGACGCATGCCGGCGTGCCCGCTCAGCCTGCTGCAGCAGAGGGAAAT
This is a stretch of genomic DNA from Desulfobacteraceae bacterium. It encodes these proteins:
- a CDS encoding sugar phosphorylase, with product MPSDNGMRATLNALYGQTKGAQAHARVTALLASQPAASPPPALFTPRDAVLIAYGDSLKAPQRPPLQVLADFARRHLGGAFSAVHILPFFPWSSDDGFAVKDFMAVDPALGGWEDVRAIGRDFHLMVDLVLNHVSAQSDWFRFYLEGRPGFADLAIEVDPAADLSRVTRPRSLPLLTEFRKADGTPVHLWTTFSADQIDLNYRSLDVLERMLAVLLFYVAQGARLIRLDAVAYLWKEIGTTCIHLPQTHAMVRLLRQVLDHAAPGTLLITETNVPHAENVRYFGDGRNAAHLVYNFTLPPLLLHTLIRGDASELTRWARTLRSPSEHAAFFNFTASHDGIGVRPLEGILPPAALETLLGRVRANGGRISTRRSADGREVPYELNITYLDALRAPEAGPDPHQVGRFLASQAIPLVLPGVPGVYLHSLLGSHNWQAGVAQTGQARSINREKLDLARVQAELADPTSLRARIFHPLRAMLRVRSRQPAFHPSAAFEILALSPAVFGLQRRAPGQTICCLTNVTADPAPVSLAPLGQTFPRRDLLSGRLVAAPQILLEPYQTLWLDG
- a CDS encoding NUDIX hydrolase — protein: MPAATLVLLRDDPGGLRVLLLRRHRRLAFHGGAWVFPGGRIEPADWGRGKPDLLAAARRAAVRETREEAGLSLPPAACVPLSRWTTPRGLQRRFVTWFFAARVAPGAQVRIDRQEIVDSRWLSPAAALASRQAGHLTLPPPTFVTLWELSGWGDAETALAHLARRVAPRFRPRRCTLGKVPVLIFRGDAACSGGPLAGPGPRHRLVMSAEGWCYQSPAPPGAVPQCP
- the proC gene encoding pyrroline-5-carboxylate reductase; the protein is MEDQTQVLEGKTIGFIGAGNMAEAIIKGLISRGVVTPQRLVASDVLAERRAYIADTYRVAVEEDNRLLVEKADVLVLAVKPQVTAPVLQFAGAGMGPNKLLVSIVAGVPVSAIAALVAAGTRIIRTIPNTPLMVMAGAVAIAEDSPALPADFALARRIFDACGRTVMIEEKLMDAATGLSGSGPAYVFLMIEALADGGVKAGLTREVALTLAAQTLLGAARMCLTSGRHPGQLKDMVTSPGGTTIAGIHALEAGGVRAALMNAVEAATRRSKELGKLS
- a CDS encoding NADH-dependent flavin oxidoreductase; the encoded protein is MPETDPFSSFVLKNFRLRNRLGVAPMTRMSSPGDSIPRRDVLDFLVRRAQNGAALVYTEAIVTDYESAQGYPGQARLTTQRQIDAWAPVVAAIREAGALSVMQMFHCGRMAWPAVNPAGRSIAPSALAPRQKNPLTGELYPVPDVMSPFDIGHVITGFVETARGAVAAGFDGIEIHGAHGYLISQFLSAYSNQRSDDYGGSVAKRYRFAREVIQAVRAVVPADRLLTFRISNWGVADSQVSLFESRAEYQEIIRRLGAEPLDAISVSTYDFQSKAFDTDRTMAQLTREATDLPIMICGRIFDRATVQAALADAEIVLSGKSFLLNPDWVADLRAGKKLPLYGAEDANVAYTREPLP